TGGAAATAGAGTCGTTGTGGTGGACGAAGGACAATGCGGCCAAGGTGCTTTTGCTTGGGACGGGGCTCTAGCCGGAACCGATGCAGTGGTGACGGCGGCAAAAGGGGTACCGTTGCTTCTTTTGGTGGCGGATTGTGTGCCTGTGCTGCTTTTTGATCCGGTGCATCGCGTGTTGGCTTTAGCTCATGCCGGTTGGAAAGGGACGGTGACAGGTATTGCTGTGGGCGTCCTAGAGGTGATGAAGTCGCACTTTGGCAGCAAAGCGGAAGAATGTTTGGCGGCTTTGGGACCGTCTATTGGGCAGTGCTGCTATCCTGTGGGCGAGGCTGTGCTGCAGAAACTGCCGACGAACCTTCCAGAAGGACTGCTGCGCAGCGAAAAGGGCGAAAAGAGGCTTGATTTGAGAGGCCTTAACGCCTGGCTTCTTTCTGAAGCCGGCATACCGCCGCAACAGATTGCTGACGCTGGCGGGTGTACTTGCTGCCGGAAGGATCTTCTTTTTTCTCATCGCGGCGATAGCGGCCACAGCGGACGGTTGGGTCTGTTGGCTTGGTTGTAGGCATGCCGGGCTTTTAAGAGGAG
This genomic window from uncultured Anaeromusa sp. contains:
- the pgeF gene encoding peptidoglycan editing factor PgeF, with protein sequence MVKEKEPFYLEKAGPLIVGRFSLLQEAGLQHAMSTRLGGISKAPWRSLNLGYHVGDCAEDVTANRKHFCEAVGAEASNVVALQQVHGNRVVVVDEGQCGQGAFAWDGALAGTDAVVTAAKGVPLLLLVADCVPVLLFDPVHRVLALAHAGWKGTVTGIAVGVLEVMKSHFGSKAEECLAALGPSIGQCCYPVGEAVLQKLPTNLPEGLLRSEKGEKRLDLRGLNAWLLSEAGIPPQQIADAGGCTCCRKDLLFSHRGDSGHSGRLGLLAWL